The following proteins are encoded in a genomic region of Stutzerimonas balearica DSM 6083:
- the adk gene encoding adenylate kinase → MRVILLGAPGAGKGTQARFITEKFGIPQISTGDMLRAAVKAGTPLGLQVKDVMDSGGLVSDEIIIALIKERLAEPDCANGFLFDGFPRTIPQAEALKAAGIKLDHVVEISVDDEEIVSRMSGRRVHPASGRVYHTEHNPPKVAGKDDVTGEELIQRKDDAEETVRHRLGVYHSQTKPLVDFYQQLAAVEGTPKYSRIEGVGSVEEITAKVLAALS, encoded by the coding sequence ATGCGTGTGATTCTGCTGGGAGCGCCCGGTGCCGGAAAAGGCACCCAGGCACGCTTCATCACCGAAAAGTTCGGTATCCCGCAAATTTCCACTGGCGACATGCTGCGGGCAGCGGTCAAGGCGGGTACTCCGCTCGGTCTGCAGGTCAAGGACGTGATGGACAGCGGCGGTCTGGTGTCCGACGAGATCATCATCGCGCTGATCAAGGAGCGCCTGGCCGAGCCCGACTGCGCCAACGGTTTTCTGTTCGACGGTTTCCCGCGCACCATCCCCCAGGCCGAGGCGCTGAAAGCCGCCGGCATCAAGCTCGACCACGTGGTGGAAATTTCCGTGGATGACGAGGAGATCGTCAGCCGCATGTCCGGTCGCCGGGTGCATCCGGCTTCGGGGCGCGTCTACCACACCGAGCACAATCCGCCGAAGGTGGCAGGCAAGGATGACGTGACCGGCGAGGAGCTGATCCAGCGCAAGGACGATGCCGAAGAGACCGTTCGCCACCGCCTTGGCGTGTACCACTCGCAGACCAAGCCGCTGGTGGACTTCTACCAGCAGCTCGCGGCGGTAGAGGGTACGCCCAAGTACAGCCGCATCGAAGGCGTCGGCTCGGTCGAAGAGATCACCGCCAAGGTGCTCGCCGCCCTGAGCTGA
- the tsaB gene encoding tRNA (adenosine(37)-N6)-threonylcarbamoyltransferase complex dimerization subunit type 1 TsaB has product MPTLLALDTATEACSVALLHEGRTLSRYEVIPRLHAQRLLPMVREVMDEAGLALSALDAIAFGRGPGAFTGVRIAIGVVQGLAFALQRPVLPVSDLACIAQRAWREQGARQVAVAIDARMDEVYWACYREQGGEMQLAGLEAVLPPEQVALPREATGHWFGAGTGWGYAGRLPVQAEGHDATLLPHAQDLLQLASFAWQRGEAVDAEQAQPIYLRDNVATPKAHP; this is encoded by the coding sequence ATGCCCACGCTGCTGGCCCTGGATACCGCCACCGAAGCCTGTTCCGTTGCCTTGTTGCACGAGGGCCGTACGCTGAGTCGCTACGAGGTGATTCCGCGGCTGCATGCGCAACGCCTGTTGCCGATGGTGCGCGAGGTCATGGACGAGGCGGGGCTGGCGCTCAGCGCGCTGGACGCCATTGCCTTCGGACGTGGCCCGGGCGCTTTCACCGGGGTACGCATCGCCATCGGCGTTGTACAGGGGCTGGCGTTTGCCTTGCAGCGTCCGGTGCTGCCGGTGTCCGACCTGGCCTGCATCGCTCAGCGAGCCTGGCGCGAGCAGGGTGCGCGGCAGGTTGCCGTGGCCATCGATGCGCGCATGGACGAGGTCTACTGGGCCTGCTATCGCGAGCAGGGCGGCGAAATGCAGCTGGCTGGCCTCGAGGCGGTACTACCGCCCGAGCAGGTCGCATTGCCGCGTGAGGCCACCGGCCACTGGTTCGGGGCTGGCACCGGCTGGGGCTATGCCGGGCGCCTGCCGGTGCAGGCCGAGGGGCACGATGCCACGTTGCTGCCCCATGCCCAAGACCTTTTGCAGCTGGCCTCGTTTGCCTGGCAGCGGGGCGAGGCGGTGGACGCCGAGCAGGCTCAGCCGATCTACCTGCGCGACAACGTCGCGACGCCCAAGGCGCACCCTTGA
- a CDS encoding DUF72 domain-containing protein translates to MTLPYFLGCPSWNEPAWRGTLYTPTLAAAGFLARYCEVFNCVEGNTTLYAWPSADKVSRWASQMPEGFRFCAKLPREISQAADLRDVLHLAGDFLRLLAPLGRRVTPLWLQLPASFGPRRIAELAVLADALAVPLAVEVRHPAFFARGEEERALNRLLHERGVERICLDTRALFSCASPTPAVQHAQRKKPRLPPRPAAFTAAPQVRFVGHPDLPANDPFLAPWLDKVAAWIDEGRTPHVYLHTPDNRLAPELALRFHAGLAERLPGLPPLPSLGEGAQLSLIDG, encoded by the coding sequence GTGACGCTGCCTTACTTCCTTGGCTGTCCCTCGTGGAATGAGCCCGCCTGGCGCGGCACGCTCTACACGCCAACGCTCGCGGCGGCCGGTTTTCTCGCCCGCTACTGCGAAGTCTTCAATTGCGTGGAGGGAAATACCACGCTTTATGCCTGGCCCTCAGCGGACAAGGTCAGCCGTTGGGCGAGCCAGATGCCGGAAGGGTTTCGCTTCTGCGCCAAGCTGCCCCGCGAGATCAGCCAGGCGGCCGACCTGCGTGACGTGCTGCACTTGGCCGGTGATTTCCTCCGGTTGCTCGCGCCGCTGGGGCGGCGGGTCACGCCGCTCTGGCTGCAACTGCCGGCCAGTTTCGGCCCGCGGCGCATCGCCGAGCTGGCTGTTCTGGCGGATGCGCTGGCCGTGCCGCTGGCCGTCGAGGTGCGTCACCCGGCGTTCTTCGCTCGCGGGGAGGAGGAGCGGGCCCTCAATCGCCTGCTTCATGAGCGCGGCGTGGAGCGTATCTGCCTGGATACGCGGGCCCTGTTCAGCTGTGCGTCGCCGACGCCCGCGGTGCAGCATGCGCAGCGCAAGAAACCGCGCTTGCCTCCACGACCGGCGGCATTCACGGCGGCGCCGCAGGTGCGCTTCGTCGGGCATCCGGACCTGCCGGCCAATGATCCGTTTCTCGCGCCCTGGCTCGACAAGGTGGCGGCGTGGATCGACGAAGGGCGTACGCCCCACGTCTACCTGCATACGCCGGACAACCGGCTGGCGCCGGAGCTGGCCTTGCGGTTCCATGCGGGGCTGGCCGAGCGTCTGCCCGGCTTGCCGCCGCTGCCTTCGCTCGGCGAAGGCGCGCAGCTTTCCCTGATCGACGGCTGA
- a CDS encoding extensin-like domain-containing protein: MSIGRVVFLFFVLLVAGLVYAVRAGHVDIPPRWNPWAPLDLREPPNWLTSLKLRRLREDRELCEQALATAELRYAAVPDRTPEPRCPIENAVRVQAGDVRFNGAFLATCPLAAAYALFERHGLQPAAQAVFGQPVTQVDHFGSFACRNIARSNRRSQHASANALDLAGFRLADGTRITVARDWQGDDAKARFLREVHAAACRTFNVTLGPGYNAAHHDHFHVDMGGFGVCR; the protein is encoded by the coding sequence ATGAGCATCGGTCGCGTCGTTTTCTTGTTCTTCGTTCTGCTGGTGGCAGGCCTGGTCTACGCCGTGCGGGCAGGGCACGTGGATATTCCGCCGCGCTGGAACCCCTGGGCGCCGCTGGATCTTCGCGAGCCGCCAAACTGGCTGACGTCGCTGAAGCTGCGCCGTCTGCGCGAGGATCGCGAGCTCTGCGAGCAGGCGCTCGCCACCGCCGAGCTGCGCTACGCAGCCGTACCCGACCGGACACCGGAGCCGCGCTGCCCGATCGAGAATGCCGTGCGCGTGCAGGCCGGCGATGTGCGCTTCAACGGTGCCTTTCTGGCGACCTGTCCGCTGGCGGCCGCCTACGCGCTATTCGAACGTCATGGCCTGCAGCCCGCCGCCCAGGCGGTGTTCGGCCAGCCCGTGACGCAGGTCGATCATTTCGGCAGCTTTGCCTGCCGCAACATCGCGCGCAGCAATCGTCGCAGTCAGCATGCCAGCGCCAATGCTCTGGATCTGGCCGGCTTCCGCCTGGCCGATGGCACGCGTATCACCGTGGCGCGCGACTGGCAGGGCGACGATGCCAAGGCGCGATTCCTGCGCGAGGTTCACGCAGCGGCGTGTCGCACCTTCAATGTCACTCTGGGGCCGGGCTACAACGCGGCGCATCACGACCACTTTCACGTCGACATGGGTGGGTTTGGCGTGTGTCGCTAG
- a CDS encoding class I SAM-dependent methyltransferase codes for MTLPKIRIEPLAPPFREEAAAWAQRLGCSAAEEDAEFALQVGADGLQLQLLGEQAPGPVRVDFLEGAAAHRRQFGGGSGQMIAKAVGIQQGIRPSVLDATAGLGRDAFVLATLGCSVTLIERQPIIAALLADGLRRAAVDAEVGAIVARMELLEGNAIERMADWQSEPPQVVYLDPMFPHRDKSALVKKEMRLFRPFVGDDLDAPALLAAALALASHRVVVKRPRKAPIIEGAKPGYSLEGKSSRYDIYPKKKLGS; via the coding sequence ATGACACTGCCGAAGATCCGTATCGAACCGCTTGCGCCTCCGTTTCGTGAAGAAGCCGCCGCCTGGGCGCAGCGGCTCGGGTGCAGTGCGGCCGAGGAGGACGCCGAGTTTGCCCTGCAGGTCGGAGCGGACGGGCTGCAGCTGCAGCTGCTCGGTGAGCAGGCGCCCGGGCCGGTGCGTGTGGATTTCCTCGAGGGCGCGGCTGCGCATCGGCGCCAGTTCGGCGGCGGCAGCGGGCAGATGATCGCCAAGGCCGTGGGCATCCAGCAGGGCATACGGCCAAGCGTGCTCGATGCCACCGCCGGTCTTGGTCGTGATGCTTTTGTGCTTGCGACTCTGGGCTGCTCGGTGACGCTGATCGAGCGTCAGCCGATCATCGCGGCGCTGCTGGCCGATGGCCTTCGGCGTGCCGCTGTCGATGCCGAGGTGGGGGCGATCGTCGCGCGCATGGAGTTGCTCGAAGGCAACGCCATCGAGCGGATGGCTGACTGGCAGAGCGAACCACCCCAGGTGGTCTACCTCGATCCGATGTTTCCCCATCGCGACAAGAGCGCTCTGGTGAAAAAGGAGATGCGCCTGTTCCGCCCCTTCGTCGGCGATGACCTGGACGCACCCGCGCTGCTCGCGGCGGCCCTGGCGCTCGCCAGCCATCGCGTGGTGGTCAAGCGCCCGCGCAAGGCGCCGATCATCGAGGGGGCGAAGCCAGGCTACAGCCTCGAAGGCAAGTCCAGCCGCTACGACATCTACCCGAAAAAGAAGCTGGGTAGCTGA
- a CDS encoding TetR/AcrR family transcriptional regulator yields MIERHSPATGPGRPKDLAKREAILNAARLLFLGNGYEGSSMEAIASEAGVSKLTLYSHFKDKEALFCAAVKSTCETRLPRRLFGFDAQRPIAEQLLEIGLAFQALVNSPESIGLHRVMVALATQNPALVRLFYEAGPQQLIDDLEQLFGQAHARGLLHAPDALRTAEHFCSLIKGGLHFRLLIGQDVEPDATEAQAQVADAVAFFLRATRPAAGA; encoded by the coding sequence ATGATCGAGCGCCATTCCCCCGCTACCGGCCCCGGCCGGCCGAAGGACCTCGCCAAGCGCGAGGCCATTCTCAACGCTGCACGCCTGCTTTTTCTCGGCAATGGCTACGAGGGCAGCAGCATGGAGGCGATTGCCAGCGAGGCCGGCGTTTCCAAGCTGACGCTGTACAGCCATTTCAAGGACAAGGAGGCGCTGTTCTGCGCCGCAGTTAAATCGACCTGCGAAACCCGGCTGCCACGGCGGCTGTTCGGTTTCGACGCGCAGCGCCCGATCGCCGAACAGTTACTGGAGATCGGCCTGGCCTTTCAGGCGCTGGTGAACAGCCCCGAATCGATCGGCCTGCATCGCGTGATGGTCGCCCTGGCCACGCAGAACCCGGCGCTGGTCCGGCTGTTTTATGAGGCGGGCCCACAGCAGCTGATCGACGATCTCGAGCAGCTGTTTGGCCAGGCGCATGCCCGCGGCCTGCTGCATGCGCCCGACGCGCTGCGCACCGCCGAGCATTTCTGCTCACTGATCAAGGGCGGCCTGCACTTCCGCCTGTTGATCGGTCAGGACGTCGAGCCGGACGCGACCGAGGCACAGGCTCAGGTTGCCGACGCCGTGGCGTTCTTCCTGCGTGCGACGCGGCCGGCTGCCGGCGCCTGA
- a CDS encoding efflux RND transporter periplasmic adaptor subunit — translation MRHSFLTLASAVALSLGLSACGNGEPVEQPPRPVMVVQPQPAAEASEHYPGEVHARYEPELAFRIGGKVVERLVEAGDRVRKDQPLARLDPQDVRLQLEGVRAQLSAAEANLRVAKAEYDRYKALQARQLVSQSQFDSADNAYRAATARLKQARAEYDVASNQVDYAVLRASNDGVIARRSIEVGQVVAAGQAAFVLAADGEREVAISVPEQTLERYRIGQAVEVELWSLPGQRFAGHIRELSPAADPGSRTYSARVAFDQADVPAELGQSARVTIVRDEAVPLAVPLSAVSAERGQAFVWRLTADNRVARAPVRTGPFGERLVPVLEGLGADDWVVLAGVQLLEEGQEVRPVDRNNRPVEPGRQE, via the coding sequence GTGCGCCATTCCTTCCTCACCTTAGCTTCCGCTGTTGCCTTATCTCTTGGTCTTTCCGCTTGCGGCAATGGCGAGCCGGTCGAACAGCCGCCGCGCCCGGTGATGGTCGTCCAGCCGCAGCCGGCCGCGGAGGCCAGTGAGCACTATCCCGGCGAGGTACACGCGCGCTACGAACCGGAGCTGGCGTTCCGCATCGGCGGCAAGGTGGTCGAGCGTCTGGTCGAGGCCGGCGATCGGGTCCGCAAGGACCAGCCGTTGGCACGCCTGGATCCGCAGGACGTGCGCCTGCAACTCGAGGGGGTGCGCGCCCAGCTATCGGCCGCCGAAGCGAACCTGCGGGTGGCCAAGGCCGAATACGATCGCTACAAGGCGCTGCAGGCGCGCCAACTGGTCAGCCAGTCGCAGTTCGACAGTGCCGACAATGCCTATCGCGCCGCCACGGCGCGGCTCAAACAGGCCCGCGCCGAGTACGACGTGGCCAGCAATCAGGTCGACTACGCGGTGTTGCGTGCCAGCAATGACGGCGTCATCGCCCGCCGCAGCATCGAAGTCGGGCAGGTCGTGGCGGCCGGGCAGGCCGCGTTCGTGCTGGCGGCAGATGGCGAACGGGAAGTGGCGATCAGCGTGCCGGAGCAGACACTCGAGCGCTACCGCATCGGCCAGGCCGTCGAAGTCGAACTCTGGTCTTTACCGGGGCAGCGCTTTGCCGGCCATATCCGCGAGTTGTCGCCGGCCGCCGATCCCGGTTCGCGTACCTATTCGGCCCGCGTGGCCTTCGATCAGGCCGATGTGCCGGCCGAGCTGGGTCAGAGCGCCCGGGTGACTATCGTGCGCGACGAAGCGGTGCCGCTGGCGGTGCCGCTTTCGGCCGTGAGTGCGGAAAGGGGGCAGGCGTTCGTCTGGCGTTTGACCGCCGACAACCGCGTGGCTCGGGCGCCGGTACGCACCGGGCCGTTCGGCGAGCGCCTGGTGCCGGTCCTCGAAGGTCTCGGCGCGGATGACTGGGTCGTGCTGGCTGGCGTACAGCTGCTCGAGGAAGGGCAGGAGGTTCGCCCGGTCGACCGTAACAACCGCCCCGTCGAGCCAGGCCGCCAGGAGTAA
- a CDS encoding efflux RND transporter permease subunit, which produces MRFNLSAWALQHRQLVVYLMLLVAVVGALSYSRLGQSEDPPFTFKAMVIQTQWPGATAEEVSRQVTERIEKKLMETGEYERIVSFSRPGESNVTFMARDSMRSKDIPELWYQIRKKIGDIRHTLPPGVIGPFFNDEFGTTFGNIYALTGPGFDYAVLKDYADRIQLQLQRVANVGKVELIGLQDEKIWIELSNVKLATLGVPLDAVRQALEAQNAVSATGFVETISDRVQLRVTGSFETVEQIRDFPIRVGGRTFRIGDVAEVHRGFNDPPAPRMRFMGEPALGIAVSMKSGGDILMLGEALQAEFARLQQELPAGMQLDKVSDQPAAVKTSVGEFVKVLVEALAIVLLVSFFSLGLRTGLVVALSIPLVLAMTFTAMHYFGIGLHKISLGALVLALGLLVDDAIIAVEMMAIKMEQGFDRLKAASYAWTSTAFPMLTGTLITAAGFLPIATANSSTGEYTRSIFQVVTIALVASWVAAVMFVPLLGERLLPDMAAKAARKHGEGEDLHDPYATPFYRRVRGIVAACVRRRKTVIALTLVAFVASIGLFRLVPQQFFPASGRLELMVDLKLTEGASLKATEAEVQRLEALLKDRVGIDNYVAYVGTGSPRFYLPLDQQLPATSFAQFVVLTDSVESREALRSWLIERLREDFSNLRGRVTRLENGPPVGYPVQFRVTGEHIDVVRALARKVAARVRQNPHVVNVHLDWQEPSKVVWLNVDQDRARALGVSTAELSAFLRRTFVGSSVSQFREDNELIEILLRGTDQERSDLSLLPSLAIPTQSGRSVALSQVATLEYGFEEGVIWHRSRLPTVTVRADIYDEQQPATLVAQISPTLDDIRAELPSGYLLEIGGTVEDSQRGQKSVNAGLPLFAIVVMTLLMVQLRSFSRSTMVFLTAPLGLIGVTLFLLVFRQPFGFVAMLGTIALSGMIMRNSVILVDQIEQDIGAGHDRFNAIIDATVRRFRPIVLTALASVLAMIPLSRSIFFGPMAVAIMGGLVVATALTLLFLPALYAAWFRVREGER; this is translated from the coding sequence ATGCGCTTCAACCTTTCCGCCTGGGCGCTGCAGCACCGCCAACTGGTCGTCTATCTGATGCTGCTGGTTGCGGTCGTCGGTGCGCTGTCCTACAGCCGGCTCGGCCAGAGCGAGGACCCGCCGTTCACCTTCAAGGCCATGGTGATCCAGACGCAATGGCCAGGGGCCACCGCCGAGGAAGTCTCGCGGCAGGTCACCGAACGGATCGAGAAGAAGCTGATGGAGACCGGCGAGTACGAGCGCATCGTCTCGTTCTCGCGGCCTGGCGAGTCGAACGTGACCTTCATGGCGCGCGACTCGATGCGCTCGAAGGACATTCCGGAGCTGTGGTACCAGATTCGCAAGAAGATCGGTGACATCCGGCATACCTTGCCGCCGGGCGTCATCGGTCCGTTCTTCAATGACGAGTTCGGCACCACATTCGGCAATATCTATGCGCTGACCGGGCCGGGCTTCGATTACGCGGTGCTCAAGGATTACGCCGACCGCATCCAGTTGCAGCTGCAGCGGGTCGCCAACGTCGGCAAGGTCGAGCTGATCGGCCTGCAGGACGAGAAAATCTGGATCGAGCTTTCCAACGTCAAGCTCGCCACCTTGGGCGTGCCGCTGGATGCAGTGCGCCAGGCGCTGGAAGCGCAGAACGCGGTGAGCGCCACGGGCTTCGTCGAAACCATCAGCGACCGCGTGCAGCTGCGCGTGACCGGCAGTTTCGAGACGGTCGAGCAGATCCGCGATTTTCCGATCCGTGTCGGCGGGCGCACGTTCCGCATCGGCGACGTGGCCGAGGTACATCGCGGGTTCAACGATCCGCCGGCGCCGCGCATGCGCTTCATGGGCGAGCCAGCGCTCGGTATCGCGGTTTCGATGAAGAGCGGTGGTGACATCCTCATGCTCGGCGAGGCGCTGCAGGCGGAGTTCGCCCGGTTGCAGCAGGAGCTGCCCGCCGGCATGCAGCTGGACAAGGTGTCGGACCAGCCGGCGGCGGTGAAGACCAGTGTCGGCGAGTTCGTCAAGGTGCTGGTCGAGGCGCTCGCCATCGTGCTGCTGGTGAGCTTCTTCTCCCTCGGCCTGCGCACCGGCCTGGTGGTTGCCCTGTCGATTCCGCTGGTACTGGCGATGACCTTCACGGCGATGCACTACTTCGGCATCGGCCTGCACAAGATTTCGCTCGGTGCACTGGTGCTCGCGCTCGGCCTGCTGGTCGACGACGCCATCATCGCGGTGGAAATGATGGCGATAAAGATGGAGCAGGGCTTCGATCGGCTGAAGGCGGCCAGCTACGCCTGGACCAGTACGGCTTTTCCGATGCTGACCGGTACGCTGATCACGGCGGCTGGCTTCCTGCCGATCGCCACGGCCAATTCCAGCACCGGCGAGTACACCCGTTCGATCTTCCAGGTGGTGACCATCGCACTCGTCGCGTCCTGGGTCGCCGCGGTGATGTTCGTTCCGTTGCTCGGTGAACGCCTGCTGCCGGACATGGCGGCCAAGGCAGCGCGCAAGCACGGAGAGGGCGAGGATCTGCACGACCCTTACGCCACGCCCTTCTACCGCCGCGTGCGAGGCATCGTGGCCGCTTGCGTGCGCCGCCGCAAGACAGTGATTGCGCTGACGCTGGTGGCCTTCGTCGCTTCGATCGGTCTGTTCCGGCTGGTGCCGCAGCAGTTCTTCCCGGCCTCGGGGCGCCTGGAGCTGATGGTCGACCTGAAGCTAACCGAGGGCGCCTCGCTCAAGGCCACCGAGGCCGAGGTGCAGCGTCTCGAAGCGTTGCTGAAGGACCGCGTCGGCATCGACAACTACGTGGCCTACGTCGGTACCGGCTCGCCGCGCTTCTACCTGCCGCTGGACCAGCAGTTGCCAGCAACGAGTTTCGCCCAGTTCGTCGTGCTCACCGACAGCGTCGAGTCGCGCGAAGCGCTGCGCAGCTGGCTGATCGAACGCTTGCGCGAGGATTTCAGCAACCTGCGCGGTCGCGTCACGCGGCTGGAGAATGGCCCGCCAGTGGGCTATCCGGTGCAGTTTCGGGTCACCGGTGAGCACATCGATGTGGTCCGTGCGCTGGCGCGCAAGGTGGCCGCGCGGGTCCGGCAGAACCCGCACGTGGTCAACGTGCATCTGGACTGGCAGGAGCCGAGCAAGGTGGTCTGGCTGAACGTCGATCAGGACCGCGCCCGCGCCCTGGGCGTGAGCACGGCCGAGCTCTCGGCTTTCCTGCGGCGCACCTTTGTCGGCAGCAGCGTCAGCCAGTTCCGCGAGGACAACGAGCTGATCGAGATCCTCTTGCGCGGGACCGACCAGGAGCGCAGCGATCTGTCGCTGCTGCCGAGCCTGGCGATTCCCACGCAAAGCGGCCGCAGCGTGGCGCTGTCGCAGGTGGCGACATTAGAGTACGGATTCGAGGAGGGCGTGATCTGGCACCGCAGCCGGTTGCCGACGGTCACCGTGCGCGCCGATATCTACGACGAGCAGCAGCCGGCGACGCTGGTCGCGCAGATTTCACCGACGCTCGACGACATCCGTGCCGAGCTGCCCAGTGGCTACCTGCTGGAGATCGGAGGCACCGTCGAGGACTCGCAGCGCGGACAGAAATCGGTAAACGCCGGCCTGCCGCTGTTCGCCATCGTGGTGATGACCTTGCTGATGGTGCAGCTCAGAAGCTTCTCGCGCTCGACCATGGTGTTTCTCACCGCCCCGCTCGGGCTGATCGGCGTGACGCTGTTCCTGCTGGTGTTCCGCCAGCCATTCGGTTTTGTCGCCATGCTCGGCACTATCGCGCTGTCGGGCATGATCATGCGCAACTCGGTGATTCTGGTCGATCAGATCGAGCAGGACATCGGCGCCGGGCATGACCGCTTCAACGCCATCATCGATGCCACCGTGCGGCGCTTCCGGCCCATCGTGCTGACAGCGCTGGCCTCGGTGCTGGCGATGATCCCGCTGTCGCGCAGCATCTTCTTCGGCCCCATGGCGGTGGCGATCATGGGCGGGCTGGTGGTGGCCACGGCGCTCACGCTGCTGTTCCTGCCGGCGCTCTATGCGGCCTGGTTCAGGGTTCGCGAAGGGGAGCGCTAG
- a CDS encoding TetR/AcrR family transcriptional regulator, whose protein sequence is MATNKREQLLGTAEQLFYREGYHATGIDRILSESGVAKMTLYKHFKSKDELILAVLQERHRVILERLHQRAAALPPREALLALFDGLHAMIERESFCGCLFLNAASEYHEHDHPIHRCAAAYKAELQSYLHDLLERMHAAQPRSLARQLQYLLEGALTMAHMEGPGDQAREAKVAAEQLLAAAGL, encoded by the coding sequence ATGGCCACGAACAAACGCGAACAACTGCTGGGGACGGCCGAGCAGCTGTTCTACCGCGAGGGTTATCACGCCACGGGCATCGACCGGATCCTGAGCGAGTCCGGGGTGGCGAAGATGACGCTGTACAAGCACTTCAAGTCCAAGGACGAACTCATTCTTGCCGTCCTGCAGGAACGGCACCGCGTCATACTCGAGCGCCTGCACCAGCGTGCCGCGGCGTTGCCGCCACGCGAAGCGCTGCTGGCGCTGTTCGACGGCCTGCACGCCATGATCGAACGCGAGTCGTTCTGCGGCTGCCTGTTTCTCAATGCCGCCTCGGAGTACCACGAGCACGACCACCCGATCCATCGCTGCGCAGCGGCCTACAAGGCGGAGCTGCAGAGCTACCTGCACGACCTGTTGGAACGGATGCACGCCGCACAGCCGCGCTCGCTGGCGCGCCAACTGCAATACCTGCTCGAGGGCGCACTGACCATGGCGCACATGGAGGGCCCCGGCGATCAGGCGCGCGAGGCCAAGGTTGCCGCCGAGCAGCTATTGGCTGCAGCCGGCCTCTGA
- a CDS encoding Zn-dependent hydrolase translates to MPGQLLWLVLLMAVLGQASADPLRFSLIETARSTGTGEFRLNRSGWAEPETVSHVVVLIEHADARLLFGTGLGRQVDAQMAAELPWRPRRYARVWPVRDQLERAGIAVERILLSSPRWDQASGLADFPELPVLASRASLDYLGRATPPAVLPSQFRHAVNWTVLAFDDGPFDGYAMSADLFGDGSVVLVPLAEHGALGLFLTVADGRRFFFSGDTLGRDTPADEAGGRSGLRLQAAAGLYPRWVE, encoded by the coding sequence ATGCCAGGCCAACTGCTCTGGCTCGTTCTGCTGATGGCGGTGCTGGGGCAGGCCAGTGCCGATCCGTTGCGCTTCAGCCTGATCGAGACCGCCCGTAGCACGGGAACGGGTGAGTTCCGCTTGAACCGCAGTGGCTGGGCCGAGCCCGAGACGGTCAGCCATGTGGTCGTATTGATCGAGCACGCGGATGCGCGGCTCTTGTTCGGTACCGGCCTCGGGCGGCAGGTCGATGCGCAAATGGCGGCAGAGTTGCCCTGGAGGCCCAGGCGCTACGCAAGGGTGTGGCCGGTTCGCGACCAGCTCGAACGTGCCGGTATCGCCGTGGAGCGCATCCTGTTGTCATCCCCGCGCTGGGATCAGGCCTCCGGGCTGGCGGACTTCCCGGAGCTTCCCGTGCTGGCCAGCCGAGCCAGCCTCGACTATCTGGGCCGCGCGACGCCGCCCGCAGTGTTGCCCAGTCAGTTTCGCCACGCGGTGAACTGGACAGTGCTGGCATTCGACGACGGCCCCTTCGATGGCTACGCCATGAGCGCCGACCTGTTTGGCGACGGCTCGGTGGTGCTGGTGCCGCTGGCTGAGCACGGCGCACTCGGGTTGTTCCTCACCGTCGCGGATGGCCGCCGCTTTTTCTTTTCCGGCGACACGCTCGGCCGGGACACGCCAGCGGATGAGGCGGGCGGCCGCTCCGGGCTTCGCCTGCAGGCCGCCGCCGGCCTCTACCCGCGATGGGTCGAATGA
- a CDS encoding PhzF family phenazine biosynthesis protein, producing the protein MFQVDAFTTERFKGNPAAVVPLERWLADECMQAIAAENNLSETAFFVREADGAFHIRWFSPLTEIDFCGHATLASAFVILEQALAVAPLTFRAAAVGDIQVTRRSDGLLEMSFPNRAPEAIAQPPQALLEALDVVPERILRNAQAWFAVYANESQVRSLKPDLQALKAFAPLDLVVTAPGDRHDFASRYFWPANGGDEDPVTGSIHAGLAPYWAERLGKRSLIALQASARSGQLYCRVDDARVHVAGAAVLYLQGSIEI; encoded by the coding sequence ATTTTTCAGGTCGATGCCTTTACCACTGAACGCTTCAAAGGCAATCCGGCCGCCGTGGTACCGCTGGAGCGCTGGCTGGCCGACGAGTGCATGCAGGCGATCGCTGCGGAGAACAACCTGTCCGAAACCGCATTCTTCGTGCGCGAGGCGGATGGCGCGTTTCATATCCGCTGGTTCTCGCCGCTGACCGAGATCGACTTCTGTGGCCACGCGACGCTGGCAAGCGCGTTCGTCATCCTCGAGCAGGCGCTGGCCGTGGCGCCACTGACCTTCCGCGCCGCCGCGGTGGGCGATATCCAGGTCACTCGTCGCAGCGACGGCCTCTTGGAAATGAGCTTTCCGAACCGCGCGCCCGAAGCGATCGCACAGCCGCCGCAGGCGTTGCTCGAGGCGCTCGACGTCGTGCCCGAGCGGATCCTGCGCAATGCCCAGGCGTGGTTCGCCGTCTACGCCAATGAAAGTCAGGTGCGCAGCCTTAAACCGGACCTGCAGGCGCTCAAGGCTTTCGCGCCGCTCGATCTGGTGGTGACCGCCCCCGGGGACCGGCACGACTTCGCCTCACGCTATTTCTGGCCGGCCAATGGCGGGGATGAAGATCCGGTGACCGGCTCCATTCATGCCGGCCTGGCGCCGTACTGGGCCGAACGCCTGGGCAAGCGCTCGCTGATCGCGCTGCAGGCCTCGGCCCGCAGCGGGCAGCTCTACTGCCGCGTGGATGACGCGCGGGTGCACGTTGCTGGCGCTGCGGTGTTGTATCTGCAGGGCAGCATCGAAATCTGA